The following coding sequences are from one Lolium rigidum isolate FL_2022 chromosome 6, APGP_CSIRO_Lrig_0.1, whole genome shotgun sequence window:
- the LOC124660815 gene encoding probable serine/threonine-protein kinase At1g54610 yields the protein MGCTLGKLAASPGCCSLFFPSVTIAAPALAGGVGGADEVQLNAPPPEHIAAVKKDATGWPLWLSSAAGDALQGWAPRSADAFHKLEKIGSGTYSNVYKAIEVESGAVVALKKVRVDGVGEAESARFMVREIALLRHLGAHDNVVRLHGLVTSRLATAPSLYLVFEYMDHDLTGLAAAAAASGARFTLPQVKCYMKQLLSGIEHCHNKGVLHRDIKSSNLLVSDDGILKIADFGLATNFDPDNARPMTSQVITLWYRPPELLLGATHYSVGVDLWSVGCVFAELLLGEPIFPGRTEVEQLHKVFKLCGTPSEDYWDKMKFPHPTFKPYERCIAQKFKDVAPSALSLLDTLLSIDPDMRGTATDALNSEFFRTEPYACEPSSLPQYPPCKEIDIKMKYEKHKRQSRANGSVERQTKTRKPMPQNHGRRRVFTPDVNNKPNGNPRIPRLVTSTSTTKLERFPPPHLDASIGYSIDSSADGRTNEFFTSSVVELRRMPSLLFGHMKSYLGSPKNGMHKAKPSLKMAPSTVLIGAFRPYSLGHPMEVRRKNRDQLRAKGKIAVGAVK from the exons ATGGGATGCACCCTCGGTAAGCTCGCCGCCTCGCCGGGCTGCTGCTCCCTCTTCTTCCCCTCCGTCACCATCGCCGCGCCTGCCCTTGCCGGAGGAGTCGGAGGAGCTGACGAGGTGCAGCTCAACGCGCCGCCCCCGGAGCACATCGCGGCGGTGAAGAAGGATGCGACCGGGTGGCCGCTATGGCTGTCCTCTGCCGCCGGCGACGCACTCCAGGGCTGGGCGCCCCGCTCCGCCGACGCCTTCCACAAGCTCGAGAAG ATTGGTTCGGGGACTTACAGCAACGTGTACAAGGCGATCGAGGTGGAGAGCGGCGCTGTGGTGGCACTGAAGAAGGTACGGGTGGATGGCGTGGGTGAGGCCGAGAGTGCGCGGTTCATGGTGCGGGAGATCGCCCTGCTCCGCCACCTCGGTGCCCACGACAATGTCGTCCGCCTCCACGGCCTCGTCACGTCCCGTCTTGCCACCGCGCCATCACTCTACCTTGTCTTCGAATACATGGACCATGACCTCACCGGACtcgcagcagcagctgctgcctCCGGCGCCCGCTTCACCTTGCCCCAG gtaaaGTGCTACATGAAACAACTACTATCTGGAATCGAACACTGTCACAACAAGGGTGTCCTTCACCGTGACATCAAGAGTTCAAACCTGCTTGTCAGCGATGATGGGATCCTTAAGATAGCCGACTTTGGACTGGCTACTAATTTTGACCCCGATAACGCGCGGCCCATGACTAGCCAAGTGATCACGCTTTGGTATCGTCCGCCTGAACTACTGTTAGGTGCCACTCACTACAGCGTTGGCGTTGATCTTTGGAGTGTGGGCTGCGTGTTTGCGGAACTCCTTCTAGGCGAGCCAATATTCCCAGGAAGAACAGAG GTGGAACAACTGCACAAGGTTTTCAAGCTATGTGGTACCCCATCAGAAGATTACTGGGACAAAATGAAGTTCCCGCATCCTACATTCAAGCCATATGAACGATGTATAGCTCAAAAATTTAAGGATGTGGCGCCATCTGCCCTATCACTACTAGATACTCTACTATCTATTGACCCAGATATGAGAGGCACGGCAACTGACGCTCTCAACAGTGAG TTCTTCAGGACAGAACCATATGCCTGTGAGCCATCAAGCCTTCCGCAGTATCCGCCATGTAAAGAAATAGATATCAAAATGAAGTATGAGAAGCACAAAAG ACAATCAAGGGCAAATGGGTCAGTGGAACGGCAGACAAAAACAAGAAAGCCCATGCCACAAAATCATGGTCGCAGAAGGGTATTTACTCCAGATGTCAATAATAAGCCAAATGGAAATCCAAGG ATACCAAGGCTGgtgacaagcacaagcacaaccaaaCTCGAGAGATTTCCTCCACCGCATCTGGACGCATCAATTGGTTATAGTATAGATTCCTCAGCTGACGGAAGAACCAACGAGTTCTTCACATCATCGGTTGTGGAGCTAAGGAGAATGCCGAGCCTATTATTTGGTCACATGAAATCTTACCTGGGCAGTCCAAAGAACGGAATGCACAAGGCCAAGCCAAGCCTCAAGATGGCGCCTTCCACCGTTCTCATAGGTGCATTTCGGCCTTACTCGCTTGGCCATCCAATGGAGGTGAGAAGAAAGAATAGGGATCAGCTTAGAGCTAAAGGAAAAATTGCAGTAGGTGCAGTCAAATGA